The following coding sequences are from one Danio rerio strain Tuebingen ecotype United States chromosome 21, GRCz12tu, whole genome shotgun sequence window:
- the rhogb gene encoding ras homolog family member Gb, with protein sequence MQSIKCVVVGDGAVGKTCLLISYTTGAFPKEYIPTVFDNYSSQVSVDNRTVSLNLWDTAGQEEYDRLRTLSYPQTNVFIICFSISSPPSYENIKHKWHPEVTHHCPSVPILLVGTKSDLRNDADVLKKLKEQNQAPITTQQGQALARQIHAVKYRECSALSQDGIKDVFADAVRAYLSPQPVANKKPCILL encoded by the coding sequence ATGCAGAGCATCAAGTGTGTGGTGGTGGGAGACGGAGCGGTGGGAAAAACCTGCCTGCTCATCTCCTACACGACCGGCGCCTTCCCCAAAGAGTACATTCCCACCGTCTTCGACAACTACAGCTCCCAGGTCAGCGTGGACAACCGTACCGTCAGCCTCAATCTGTGGGACACCGCGGGTCAGGAGGAGTACGACCGCCTTCGCACGCTGTCCTATCCTCAAACCAACGTCTTCATCATCTGCTTCTCCATCTCCAGCCCTCCGTCCTACGAGAACATCAAGCATAAGTGGCACCCGGAGGTGACACACCACTGTCCTAGCGTGCCCATCCTGCTTGTGGGAACCAAGAGTGATCTCCGCAATGACGCCGACGTGCTGAAGAAGCTGAAGGAGCAGAACCAGGCGCCCATCACGACCCAGCAGGGTCAAGCGCTGGCTCGCCAAATCCACGCCGTCAAGTACCGTGAGTGTTCGGCACTCAGTCAGGACGGCATCAAGGACGTGTTTGCAGACGCAGTGCGTGCCTACCTTAGTCCTCAACCCGTGGCTAACAAGAAGCCCTGTATACTCCTCTGA